TACACCACCGGCTCGAGTCCCTCGCGCCGCCGCAGGTAGGGGTGCACCATGTCTCCCACGATGGGGCCCGGACGGATGAGCGCGATCTCGACGACCAGGTCATAGAAGCAGCGCGGCTTGAGCCGCGGCAGCATGTTCATCTGCGCCCGGCTCTCGATCTGGAACACGCCGATCGAGTCCGCGTTGCTCAACATCTCGTAGACCTTCGGATCCTCCGCCGGAATGGTGGCCAGGGACAGCTCCCGGCCGTGGTGCGTCCGGATGAACTCCAGGCACCTGGCGAGCGCCGTGAGCATCCCGAGCCCCAGCAGGTCCACCTTCAGGACGCCCACCGCCTCCAGGTCGTCCTTCTCCCACTGCACCACCGTGCGGCCCTTCATCGCCGCGTTCTCCACGGGGATCATCTCCACCAGCGGCTCGCGGGTGATGACGAAGCCGCCCACGTGGATGGACAGGTGGCGCGGCGTGCCCTCGATCTCCCGGGCGAGCGCGAGCGTCTGCCGCACCCGCCGGTCTTCCTCGGACAGCCCCACCTCCTTGAGCAGCTCCGGGGACATTTCCCCGCCGTGCGAGCCCGCCACCTTGGCGAGCCGGTCCACCTGATCCAACGACAGCCCGAGCGCCTTGCCCACCTCGCGCAGCGCCAGCCGCCCCCGGTAGCAGATGACCTCGCACACCATGCCCGCGCGGTGCCGGCCATGCTTCTCGTAGACGTATTGCAGCACCTCCTCGCGCCGCTCGTGCTCGAAGTCCACGTCGATGTCCGGAGGCTCCTTGCGCTCCATGCTCAGGAAGCGCTCGAAGAGCAGCCCCATGCGCACCGGATCGATCGCCGTGACGCCCAGCGCGTAGCACACCGCCGAGTTCGCCGCGCTCCCGCGCCCCTGACAGAGGATGCCCTTGGAGCGCGCGAAGCGGACGATGTCCCAGATGGCCAGGAAGTAGCCCGCGAAGTCCAGGGCCGCGATGAGCTTCAGCTCGTGCTCTATCTGCTTCACCACCTCGGGCGGCACGCCGGACGGGTAGCGCACCTGGAGCCCCTGGTACGTCAGCTCGCGCAGCCACGTGGACGTCGAGTGTCCCGGAGGCAGATCCTCCTCGGAGAAGTGGTAGCGCAGCCCATCCAGCGTGGCGTGGCAGCGGCCCGCCAGCTCCAGCGTGCGCTCCAGGGCCTCGGGGCAGTCGGCGAACAGCCGGGCCATCTCCTCGGGCCCCTTGAGTGTGCGCTCCGCGTTGGGCAGGCGCCGAGTGCCGAGCTGCCCCAGCGTCGTCTTGTACCGGATGGCCGTGAGCACATCCTGCAGGGGCTGGCGGGCGCGGTGGTGCGTGTGCACGTCGTTGTGCGCGCACAGCGGCGCGCCGAGCTCCCTCGCGAGGCTCCGGGCCTGGGCCACGCGGGCCTCGTCCCCCGAGGACAGCGTGCGGCACACGCCCACGTAGAAGCGATCGGCGAAGGACTCGGCCAGCGGGGCCACCTGCGCGGTGGGCACCGGGTACGGGAGCATCGCCAGGAGCCCCTCGTTGCCCTCGGCCAGCTCGCGCCAGGGCAGGCCCGCCTCGCCCTTGGGGTGCAACATCCGGCTCTTGGAGATGAGCCGGCTGAGGTTCGCGTAGCCCCGCGCGTCCTGGGCGTACACCACCACCCGGGGGCCCTCCATCAGCGTCAGCTCGCTGGCGAGCACGTACTTGAGGCCCGCGGCCCGCGCCGCCAGGTGCGCCTTCACCGCGCCATACAGCCCGTCCCCGTCCGCCAGCGCCACCGCCGCCAGCCCCCGCTCGGCCGCCGCGAGGATCAACTCCTCGGGGTGCGAGGCGCCCCGGAGGAACGAAAAGTTCGATCGGCACAGCAGCTCGGCGTACACGCCCGCCACCCTACTGAGCAGCCGTTCAGGCGGAAGGCCCGCCCCAGTAGGTCCGGACAGGATACCCGGTGTGTCTCGTCACTTCAGAAGTGGGCCCGGAGGATCCGACTTCGCTCTCCGGCTCGTGCGAGTTCAAAACCTCTCACTCCGCGTGCAGACAATTCGAATGATTGGCTTCGGCTCCGGCCGGTTCTGTCTACTCCATGGCAAAAATATGCGCTCAAACCACTTTCTGATAGTTTATGAATTGCTGTTTAGACGGCGATCGTTGAGGGTACAGCGCGTGCGCGTCCCGTCCCAACCAAAGACAGCGCGCACGGCAGTCCTCCCCTACTGACAACCCTGGAGCAGAGATTGAAGCGAACGACCCGTTTGAAGCTGACCTCGGCCACCATGGCCTTCATCACCTTCTCAACCTTCGGCGTGGGCTGCGGTGGCCCCGCGGATGAGGGAACCCCCCGGACCTCGACCACCCAGCAGCAGGCGCAGCGGGGGCAGGATCTCTACAAGGGCATGATCTTCGGCATCGGGCCCGCCGCTCATTACTTCGACGATGTCTGGCAAAGGCCGGAGATCAAGTCCCGCGTGGAGGGCGCCGAGCTGCAAGCCAAGCGTGAAATGGCCGCCGAGCGCATGGTGGCCAAGATCTCCGAGCTGGATCCCACCTTCTTCGATCGCTTCTCGAACGATCTGCGCAGCGGAAACCACCTCGTCATCGATCAGTTGCTCACCGAGACGAAGCAGATGACCCTGGACGCCGCCAACGCCCTGCGCAAGGACGCGGGGCTGCCCGAGGGCATGGATCTGAGTGACACGCACAACGCGCAGGCGGGAACCTGGTTCTACGTGGAGACCGTCGTGGCGGCGGCTGTCGCGGCCATCGTCGCCGTCGTCGTGACGCAGTTCGATGCGACGCCCCTGGTGGGTGACAGGGAGGTGACTCCTCTGCACCGTGACACCTGGGTGGACATCCTGGCCAACAAGCGCTTCGAGACCATGTAGTTCCGCCGCACCCGGGGTGCCCAGCCGCTCACGTGGGTGGGTCCCCCTCCCGTTTTCAATTTCCGTCGAAGAGCCTGCCCGTGACGCCCAACCCACCGCCTCCTCT
This DNA window, taken from Cystobacter ferrugineus, encodes the following:
- a CDS encoding error-prone DNA polymerase; the protein is MAGVYAELLCRSNFSFLRGASHPEELILAAAERGLAAVALADGDGLYGAVKAHLAARAAGLKYVLASELTLMEGPRVVVYAQDARGYANLSRLISKSRMLHPKGEAGLPWRELAEGNEGLLAMLPYPVPTAQVAPLAESFADRFYVGVCRTLSSGDEARVAQARSLARELGAPLCAHNDVHTHHRARQPLQDVLTAIRYKTTLGQLGTRRLPNAERTLKGPEEMARLFADCPEALERTLELAGRCHATLDGLRYHFSEEDLPPGHSTSTWLRELTYQGLQVRYPSGVPPEVVKQIEHELKLIAALDFAGYFLAIWDIVRFARSKGILCQGRGSAANSAVCYALGVTAIDPVRMGLLFERFLSMERKEPPDIDVDFEHERREEVLQYVYEKHGRHRAGMVCEVICYRGRLALREVGKALGLSLDQVDRLAKVAGSHGGEMSPELLKEVGLSEEDRRVRQTLALAREIEGTPRHLSIHVGGFVITREPLVEMIPVENAAMKGRTVVQWEKDDLEAVGVLKVDLLGLGMLTALARCLEFIRTHHGRELSLATIPAEDPKVYEMLSNADSIGVFQIESRAQMNMLPRLKPRCFYDLVVEIALIRPGPIVGDMVHPYLRRREGLEPVVYPSEDVRRILQKTLGVPLFQEQAMKLAMAVGGFSAAEADGLRRALSHKRAEERLGPFHQRFIDGGVARGYTPEYVDTLFKQFRGFAHYGFPESHSASFALLAYASAWLKCHYPAAFTAALLNSQPMGFYAPHTLVADAQRHGVRVLEVDVNHSDWDCTLEEGGLRLGLRMVRGLQEAAGRRIGAARGGQRFTSIGDLARRTRTPRHELARLALAGALGSLSGSRRDSLWEIQALGPLEETDLFFGMAMDGTPVELPRMNVVERVSTDFETVGVSLEKHPLELLRPALRKRGAVTAAGLERVRAGSRVAVGGMLICRQMPPTAKGFCFLSLEDETGIANLVVPPDAYARFRKDIHGALFLVGQGTLEKTGKVMNVKVQQLEPIVSSVRV
- a CDS encoding sporulation delaying protein family toxin, whose translation is MKRTTRLKLTSATMAFITFSTFGVGCGGPADEGTPRTSTTQQQAQRGQDLYKGMIFGIGPAAHYFDDVWQRPEIKSRVEGAELQAKREMAAERMVAKISELDPTFFDRFSNDLRSGNHLVIDQLLTETKQMTLDAANALRKDAGLPEGMDLSDTHNAQAGTWFYVETVVAAAVAAIVAVVVTQFDATPLVGDREVTPLHRDTWVDILANKRFETM